The following proteins are encoded in a genomic region of Catellatospora sp. TT07R-123:
- a CDS encoding ROK family protein — MSAVLAVDIGGTTFAAAAIGADRGMIARVEVPIGTDPTATLATLIGGFAPDGLIGVGIGSAGPLDPASGSVSPVNIPAWRRYPIAAAVADLTGLPVGLAGDAQCMALGEYWHRAAAPSMLGLVVSTGIGGGLVLDGEPYFGRSGNAGHIGHISIDPAGARCPCGGTGCVETVASGPSMTAYARSRGWTGPDARALSTDASAGNPVARLAFARGAAALATAILTTAALVDIDTVVVGGGVAAAGEVLFGPLRQALAEQAGLGFLQHVTVTPTTLARDAGLYGAAALAFALAGVPV; from the coding sequence GTGAGCGCCGTGCTGGCCGTCGACATCGGCGGCACCACCTTCGCCGCCGCGGCGATCGGCGCCGACCGCGGCATGATCGCGCGCGTCGAGGTGCCGATCGGCACCGACCCGACCGCGACCCTCGCCACGCTGATCGGCGGGTTCGCGCCGGACGGGCTGATCGGTGTCGGCATCGGATCGGCCGGGCCGCTGGACCCGGCCTCCGGCTCGGTCAGCCCGGTCAACATCCCGGCCTGGCGCCGCTACCCGATCGCCGCCGCCGTCGCCGACCTGACCGGGCTGCCGGTCGGGCTGGCCGGCGACGCCCAGTGCATGGCGCTGGGCGAGTACTGGCACCGCGCCGCCGCGCCGTCGATGCTCGGGCTGGTCGTGTCCACCGGCATCGGTGGCGGCCTGGTCCTGGACGGGGAACCCTACTTCGGGCGTTCTGGCAACGCCGGGCACATCGGCCACATCAGCATCGACCCGGCCGGGGCACGCTGCCCGTGCGGCGGCACCGGCTGCGTGGAGACCGTCGCGTCCGGCCCGAGCATGACCGCGTACGCCCGGTCGCGGGGCTGGACCGGCCCCGACGCCAGGGCACTGAGCACCGACGCCTCCGCCGGGAACCCGGTCGCGCGGCTGGCCTTCGCCCGCGGGGCCGCGGCCCTGGCCACGGCCATCCTCACCACGGCCGCCCTGGTCGACATCGACACGGTCGTGGTCGGCGGCGGCGTGGCCGCGGCGGGCGAGGTCCTGTTCGGGCCGCTGCGGCAGGCCCTGGCCGAGCAGGCCGGGCTCGGCTTCCTCCAGCACGTCACCGTCACCCCGACCACGCTGGCCCGCGACGCCGGCCTGTACGGCGCCGCCGCCCTCGCCTTCGCCCTCGCGGGCGTTCCCGTCTAG